The Elaeis guineensis isolate ETL-2024a chromosome 11, EG11, whole genome shotgun sequence genomic interval ACAGAAACTCCTTCATGAATaaccacccacgacctcaatgaGGAACTTCTCAAAACAATCAGCAAGCATCATCACAAGCTGCACAACAATTTCTCCAAAGTGATGTTCTTTGTCAGATTTGTGGAATTGTTGGTCATACTGCAATAAAGTGTTGGTATGGATTTAATCATGCATACCAAAGTGAAGACTTACCTCGAGCCTTTACAGCAACATCTGCTTAATTATGGAGATCCGAGCTTTTATGTGGACACCAGGACAAGCTCACACATGACATTCGACCTGTATTCTTCATACCATTTCTGACATGTGCTCAATGTTCATATTGTTGATGGCACGCTCTCCCTGCGATGCTTAATGGAACATCATCTATGGGGTTTATTTTGAATTGAAGAATGTGTTGGTAGTGCCTGTATTAAAGAACCTACTTTTGGTTAGTTCATTCAAGAAATATTCATGCATGTTTGAGTTCTCATCCTCTGGTTTTGTGATAAAGGATCTGATAACAAATTTTAACAGAAGTGAGTAAAAAGGGACAACTCTATGCACTGGATGAACAAACAGAACATGCACTGGCTgcaattaaggaagacaaggctGGAGAATCAATGACATCAGCATTTAGGTCATCCCCTTTCTCGTATTTTGGAAACTTTAGcttcaaaaaatattatcaaagttTCTTCTTGGACACAGCCATCTAGATTGTGCACAGCTTGCCAAAAGTTGTAAACTtccttttttgaataaaaatgaaAAACCAGAGTTCCTTTTCAAAAGGTTCATGTTGATTTATGGCGTCCTTTGTTCTATTCAACATATTCAATATGATGTCATTTTTGTGATGACTTCAGCAGGTTTACATGGCTTTATCCTCTCAAAAGGacatctgttttttttttttttaattatttttacctgctttctaaaatttttgaggatgATCTAGAACCAATATGAAAAGACCATCAAGGTCCTCCAGTGTGATGAGAGAGGTGAGTTCGCAAAAATTGGTTCTCTAACACAGCTCAGTGTGGAACTAGAAAAATGTCTTGCCTCATAACTCTTGAACAAAATGGCATTGTAGAAGGAAGTATCATCAGATTGTGGAAATAGGATTAAAATGCTCATTCATTCCAATTTGCCGTTGAAGTACTtggcttgaaacttttccaacagcaaCATAGTTAACCAATTTCCTGCACCAGTACTTGGCTTGGACACACCTTCCTATAGATTGTTTCAAAAGAATCTGGACTAttcatttttgaaattttttagttCCTATGCTATCCATATCGTAGAAACTATGCATCATACAAGCTTTAGCCTCGATCTATATGATGTTTGTTCATTGGTTACAGCCCCCTTCATAAAGGATATCGATGTCTAAATCCATCTACACGAAGGATGTACAATTCCTGACATGTAGTatttgatgagacattttctacCAAAATATTCTTGAATATTTATCAAAAAGTGCTGATATGCAAGGTAGCTAAATGCATACCCAGATAAAGATGAAGGGATACGAGAACCAATACAGTTATAATCCTCTTCTCCAAGCGATGTGCAAAATTCTAATGACATAAACTATGTTACCTGCAGCTAGATTGAATTTCATCACACACTTTGAAGATCCAAGCTCAACCACATTACATTCAAGCCATCCTGAGCCAATGCAAGTTGAACCGACCCACTTAGCCTCACCAGATACCATTCTAGTAGCATCAACAATCAATGGCTCAGACACCTCCAGCCATTCTAATGGACTTATAACAACTACAGATACAAATTCATCAGTCCAATGTCCTACAGAATCAAGAAATACAAGCCCGACACAACATAGCCTACCCCGTGTAGGTTGTTGGAATCACCATCTAGCTTAAAACAAGCTAGGAATCTTAGGGGAGATCCTAAAAGAAAAATAAGTCTCCTCTATTCTAATCTAGGGTTTTGTGCatgcaaataaaataagaaaggagatgaaagagagggagagaaaggaaGGGGGATGGTGGTGCCCAAACTCTTCAGAAGCTCATTCTACTTCTTCCTTGGTTACAATAGGATCTAGGGTTTAGAGTTTCACGAAAGTAAGAGATGTTAAAAGACGGAAAGTTTAAGGTTAAGGCTAGGGTTTTTGTGCAATGAATTTGTCGAGTTTTCCTATTCTTGCAGATACATCACTTGTCGTTCACGTATAACCATGAAACAAATAGTTCCCTTCAACTTATACTAAATATTAGAGATCATGCTCCTAAAATATTGGCAACCAGAGATCTAGCTTTAACTTGCTTGTTTAGGTCTAAGTGGATATGAGCAACTTCAACAGCAGACTATACCAAAAGAACACTGTACATCACTAATTTTGAGTggttaaaaaaaatagtttttaagtTAGGTAATGTGCTACATAAAGATGTCTTGGATCTTCATTTGTGGAGTATATGAATGTATGCATGCATTCACGTAGATAGGCATACATTTATAACTTGGCTTTCCTGAATGGCTTGAAGAAATAGAATGTAAAATCTGCAAGCAGTAGGAACGGATAACAATAGTTCTAACCCTAAAGTTGGTGTGGTACCGCCAGACAAGTTAAAGGAACAGAGAGAAGGGAATAAGCTCATTGGTGTATTCTTTCTCACCCAAGAGAAAGAAGCACTAATAAACTCCCAGATCCAGTAACCAACTATGTTGCATGAGCTCCCTAGTCACACAAGCATTCTCCTTCAGTTTACAAAGTAAACAATAGATATTGTCTGACTTTAAATAAAACATAGTTTAAATTTTGCATATTATGGTCCTGATTAGACATGTCAAGAAAGGGATCTAgcaattcttctcttttctccacaaaaaaaaaaaaaggggggggcaaAAGGCAAACCTTATCATAGTGGCATCATGCTAACTACTGCAAAAAATGGAATCTTAACAGATGAACTAACGAATAAGCAAAGAACATACCTGCTCCATTCGCATGAAGGCATCAATATATTGAGTAAAGGCAGAGTAAGCCAGCTGACAGCTAGATGTGACAAGATCTGGTGGCCAACTACGCTGCAGATTATAGAGAATGGCCTGATAATTATACACAAAAGATCCAATAGCATTAGAAATACATTTAGCAGCTTAGTAAACAAAAATGATAATTACCTAAATGTAAACCAGTATCTATTCCATACTACAGATATTTGGATTTGGACAGCCATGTTTAATTAAAAACATGTCAGGGCGTACTGTCTACCTGTTCAGAAGTTAAAAAGAAATGGCAATTATGTAGATTAGCCAGCTCTAGAATTGCACATAACCTCATCCAGACTATATATAGTCTGGATGAGGTTATGtgcgtgtgcgtgcgtgcgtgtgtgtaacAGAATTTCATCACCCAATAAGAAATAGTTACAGAAGGACtgcaaattataatataatataccttACTTTAGCAAATTAACAGGAAAGTGGGCTAGCACATAAAATTTAGAAGCCTACATGGAATTTGTCACAAGAAAATACTTGAGCTTTTTCAGGCTGAAGAAGGACACTGTTTCCAATACGATGAGGGATGAGGCCTTGAAGTAAAAGTGCACTTCAGTAATCATAAGAAAAAAcaagatttaatacaaatcatcaTTAGGATGCAACTTTTTATCTAAATAAATGGGCACCACTAAAAAGATCTGCGAAACTAGCTTTAAGCTAGATATCTGCCTTGGAAATAAGTAAACAATGATGGCTCAGGGCCAAAGTAACATCGCTAAAACAAAATAAAGGATTCTAAAAATTCTCACACCAACTGCTCCTCCTAACCCTGATAGACCTTGATTATGGAATGCTGCACATCCTGTTCTGATAGATACAAAGCACAATATTTGGAATTGAATCCCATATATTAATTCTTAGCACACTATCCAAAATAAATTGTAATTCAGAGAAGAAACTCGACTAAATCAATTGACAGAAACATCTTATAGCTGAGATCTAGACCTACTCACAGCATTCACAATGAAGAGTCCACCATATACAGCCAATTTGGAAGCCCTATCCTGTATACTGTTATATACCAGACAAAGATGTAAAAATTCAGGTTGCAGAACCAAATGCATGGCCTTCAGAAGCAAGTGGAAATGCTGTGTATCAGAACTAAAAAATATGCCATGTAAGCCATAGATCTGAAACAAGATAGTGTTATCCAAAAAAGTAGCCCTTGAACTTGTACCAAAAAAATTCATGCCCCACCACAAATTCAATTAAAAATCCAAATGTATATTTCATTAAACTTTGTAATCCTTCAAGTTATTAGTACAATCTTCCCAATGCCCTTTATACTATCTCCTATACCGAAAGGACATCACTACTATTTCCATTTACAGTGTTAATTATGCAATTATACTGCCTCCTTCAAGTCATTCAGATACACCCTACACTGAATCACTGTCTTCCCAACCCGAAACCCTGGAACCACAGTAAACTCGACCTTCGGCCGTGACTTCTTCCCATGGTCCGAGCCGAACATGACTGCCCTTCGGACAATACTCTCCATGTAAACCATGGAGAATTCAGTCCCCCCTGCCACCTGAAAGATTTCCACCGCCGGATCATATGCCCACGCCaacttgtggagtgtccacatcgAGCTGGCCATGTTCACAAATGGCTCATAAAGAGGGCTTGAGGACTGCAGCGAACCCCACATGGACTCCCCATGGTATGAATCCCCCCAAAAAGTGGACTCCATGCCTGGATGAATGAGCTGATGATACTTCCTCTCACAGAACTTTGCAAAATCGCAACTTGGACTTCCACTGATCAGCTCCAATGGATCAACGGTCGAATGCTCGATGAATTGCACAAGAGAATTCATTCTCCGAGTACTTACATCAATCCCGTCAGACCCAACTCCACCACTATCTTCCAAACAGAAGCCAGCAGAATCGAACCCTCCAAACATCCCCAAACAAATATAGGACAGAATGGCATAGCGGCAATGCCCCGGCTTCGCGTAATCCACATTCGGGTAGATCGAATTGGCCGCCAAATCCAAATCCCACCCGGATCTCTTCATCAAATCCACCAAGCACCGTGCGAATCGGTGCACGACCCTGCAAGTGTCCTTGAGCACCGAGTCAAAGACGCCAATCGACAGCAGGGCCTCGACTTTCCCATCCGGCGGGGCGCAGGCCCTGTCGAGCCGCCTCGCGAGCTTCGAATTGGCCTCCTCAATGTCCCGAAGCCTCTGCCTCAGGGCGGCCGCCTCGGCGTCCTTCTTGTCGATGTCGGATTGGAGCTGGTTGACGACGGCGTCGAAGGTGCGGAGGAGGTTCTGGTTCTCCTGCACCTGGGCCTGCAAATGGGACGAGAGGGGAAGAACCGGCCTAGAGCTAGGGCTAGGGTTTTGCAAGTAGGAGTGCTTCAAGTCGGATAAGCGGCGGAGGTGGGAGACGGCGGTGCGGTCGGCGGAGCGGACGGCGTCGGGGAGGAGGGGTGAGTGGGCGGTCTGGAGGTGGAGGTAGGCTGCCTGGAAGGAGGAAAGGGTAGCG includes:
- the LOC105054035 gene encoding protein GRAVITROPIC IN THE LIGHT 1-like — encoded protein: MLQKFALAFKTKTIEFFAEDEEEEGEERESISAAVDLDPVPEEIITGQRVVVLKPDPLPQPPQADPETLIPALFATLSSFQAAYLHLQTAHSPLLPDAVRSADRTAVSHLRRLSDLKHSYLQNPSPSSRPVLPLSSHLQAQVQENQNLLRTFDAVVNQLQSDIDKKDAEAAALRQRLRDIEEANSKLARRLDRACAPPDGKVEALLSIGVFDSVLKDTCRVVHRFARCLVDLMKRSGWDLDLAANSIYPNVDYAKPGHCRYAILSYICLGMFGGFDSAGFCLEDSGGVGSDGIDVSTRRMNSLVQFIEHSTVDPLELISGSPSCDFAKFCERKYHQLIHPGMESTFWGDSYHGESMWGSLQSSSPLYEPFVNMASSMWTLHKLAWAYDPAVEIFQVAGGTEFSMVYMESIVRRAVMFGSDHGKKSRPKVEFTVVPGFRVGKTVIQCRVYLNDLKEAV